The following proteins are encoded in a genomic region of Takifugu flavidus isolate HTHZ2018 chromosome 3, ASM371156v2, whole genome shotgun sequence:
- the grpel1 gene encoding grpE protein homolog 1, mitochondrial isoform X2, whose amino-acid sequence MANWCVRAVRQSYSVVTSPLLRSSPRLLCTATQQKNGPRSEEEAEKPDQNTAEKAALEEKSQLETQLKDMTEKYKRALADTENLRTRSQKMIEDAKLYGIHSFCKDLLEVADILEKATESVPKEEVTNQNPHLKNLYDGLVMTEVQIQKVFNKHGLVRLNPEGQKFDPYEHEALFHAPVEGKGSGTVAVVTKVGYKLHGRTLRPALVGVAK is encoded by the exons GATCCTCCCCACGATTATTGTGCACAGCCACCCAGCAGAAAAATGGCCCCaggtcagaggaggaggctgagaagcCCGATCAGAACACGGCGGAGAAAGCCGCGTTGGAGGAGAAGTCCCAGCTGGAGACGCAGCTTAAGGACATGACG GAGAAGTACAAACGTGCGCTGGCTGACACGGAGAACCTCAGGACGAGGAGTCAGAAGATGATAGAAGATGCTAAGTTATACG GGATCCACAGCTTCTGTAAGGACCTTCTGGAGGTGGCCGACATCCTGGAGAAGGCCACAGAGAGCGTGCCCAAAGAGGAGGTGACCAATCAGAACCCTCACCTGAAGAACCTGTACGACGGGCTGGTGATGACCGAGGTGCAGATCCAGAAGGTGTTCAACAAGCACGGCCTGGTCAGGCTCAACCCCGAGGGCCAAAAGTTTGACCCGTACGAACACGAGGCCCTCTTCCACGCCCCCGTGGAGGGCAAGGGCTCTGGCACCGTCGCCGTAGTAACCAAAGTGGGCTACAAGCTCCACGGACGCACCCTGCGGCCGGCGCTGGTGGGTGTCGCgaaatga